The genomic region GCACGACCCACTGATTGTGCTGCGTCCCCTCGCGCTTCCACGGGCGCTCCCCGGCCTCCTTGAGCTGCTCACGCACGGCGTCGGCGATGGCCTTGACCTGCAGGCTCGACTCCCCCGTGCCGATGACGAAGTAGTCCGTCACGCCGGACACCTCGCGCACGTCGATCACCGTAATGTCCACCGCTTTCTTGCTCTGCATCGCTTCGACGGCGAGCGCCGCGAGGCCGCGGGCCGGGTGTTCAGCGGAGGACGGGACCGAGCGGGAAGCGGACGTGGAGGCCATGGAGCGATAGATGGTGAGCGAGCTACCTGAAGAACGTAAAAGGATAGGCGAAGAGGG from Bacteroidota bacterium harbors:
- the rsfS gene encoding ribosome silencing factor, which encodes MASTSASRSVPSSAEHPARGLAALAVEAMQSKKAVDITVIDVREVSGVTDYFVIGTGESSLQVKAIADAVREQLKEAGERPWKREGTQHNQWVVLDYVNVVAHVFDRERRAYYDLERLWGDAPIEHVADDAETVALLEGEG